The Comamonas endophytica sequence ATGCCGTGCTCGATGGCGGCAAGCGCCTGCGGCCGCTGCTGGTGCTGGCCGCCTGCGAGGCGGTGGGTGGGCGCAGGGACGCGGCCCTGCGCGCGGCCTGCGCGGTCGAGCTGATCCATGCCTATTCGCTGGTCCACGACGACATGCCCTGCATGGACAACGACGTGCTGCGCCGCGGCAAGCCCACGGTGCATGTGCGGTTCGGCGAGGCCCAGGCGCTGCTGGCGGGCGACGCGCTGCAGGCGCTGGCCTTCGAGCTGATCGCGCCTGCCGAGGGCGAAGCAGCGCAGGTTCCGGCGGCCATGCAGGCGCGCCTTTGCAGCCTGCTGGCGCGCGCCGCAGGAGCGCGCGGCATGGCCGGCGGCCAGGCCATCGACCTGGCCAGCGTCGGGCTGCAATTGTCGGAAGACCAGTTGCGGCAGATGCACCGCCTGAAGACCGGCGCGCTGCTCCAGGGCAGCGTGCTCATGGGCGCAGCCTGTGGCGAAACCGGCGATGCGACGCGCGAGGCTCTGGCCGCCTATGGCGCGGCGCTGGGCCTGGCCTTCCAGGTGGTCGACGACATCCTGGACGTGGTGGCCGACTCCGCCACGCTGGGCAAGACCGCCGGCAAGGATGCCGCGGCCGACAAGCCGACCTACGTCTCGCTGATGGGCCTCGAAGGCGCGCGCGCCTATGCCGACCAGTTGGCGCAGGAGGCGCATGCGGCGCTGGCGCGCTGCGGCCTGGCCGACACACGCGCGCTGGCGGCATTGGCCGACCAGGTCATCCGCCGCTCGCATTGAGGCGCGCGCCACGGCCCGTGCATCTGCGGGTCTTGTCCGGCGCGCGCTGCCGCGGGGCTGATCTATAGTAGATTGATCCCCCATCCCATATGCTCCGCCAGCATTGGCTGCTACCAGATAAATAGCACATGTCCACGAATTCCTATCCCTTGCTGCAGACCGTGAACAGTCCTGCGGACCTGCGCGGCTTCACCCGCACCCAGCTCAAGACGCTGGCCGCGGAGCTGCGCAGCTATGTGCTCGACAGCGTGTCGCGCACCGGCGGCCACCTCAGCTCCAACCTGGGCACGGTGGAGCTCACGGTGGCGCTGCACGCGGTGTTCGACACGCCCGAAGACCGGCTGGTCTGGGACGTGGGCCACCAGACCTATCCGCACAAGATCCTGACCGGTCGGCGCGAGCGCATGGCCAGCCTGCGCCAGCTCGGCGGCCTGTCGGGTTTTCCGCTGCGCAGCGAAAGCGAATACGACACCTTCGGTACCGCGCATTCCTCGACCAGCATCTCGGCGGCGCTGGGCATGGCGCTGGCCGCCAAGCGCAAGGGCGAGAAGCGCCGCGCGGTGGCGATCATCGGCGACGGCGCGATGACGGCGGGCATGGCCTTCGAGGCGCTGAACAACGCCGGTGTGGCCGACGCCAACCTGCTGGTGATCCTCAACGACAACGACATGAGCATCAGCCCGCCGGTGGGCGCGCTCAACCGCTACCTCGCGCAGCTGATGAGCGGCCAGTTCTACGCCAAGGCGCGCGACATGGGCAAGAGCGTGCTCAAGCAGGTGCCGCCGCTGCTGGAACTCGCCAAGCGCCTTGAGCAGTCGGCCAAGGGCATGGTCGTGCCGGCCACGCTGTTCGAGAACTTCGGCTTCAACTACATCGGCCCGATCGACGGCCACGACCTCGACTCGCTGATCCCCACCCTGGAAAACATCAAGGGCCTCGAAGGCCCGCAGTTCCTGCATGTGGTGACCAAGAAGGGCCAGGGCTACAAGCTGGCCGAGGCCGATCCCGTCACCTACCATGGCCCGGGCAAGTTCGATCCCAAGGTCGGCATCGTCAAGCCCGCGACGCCGCCCAAGGCGACCTTCACGCAGGTCTTCGGCCGCTGGCTGTGCGACATGGCGGCCCATGACGAGCGCCTGGTGGGCATCACGCCGGCCATGCGCGAGGGCTCGGGCATGGTCGAGTTCGAGCAGCGCTTTCCGCTGCGCTACTACGACGTGGGCATCGCCGAGCAGCATGCGGTCACTTTCGCGGCCGGCATGGCCTGCGAGGGCGTCAAGCCGGTGGTCGCGATCTATTCGACCTTCCTGCAGCGCGGCTACGACCAACTGATCCACGACGTGGCGCTGCAGAACCTGCCGGTGGTATTTGCACTGGACCGCGCCGGCTTGGTCGGCGCCGATGGCGCGACCCATGCCGGGGCCTACGACATTCCCTTCGTGCGCTGCATTCCCAACATGTCGATGGCCTGCCCGGCGGACGAGCGTGAGCTGCGCCAGCTGCTGAGCACGGCCTTTGCGCAGAACCACCCGGTTGCCGTGCGCTATCCGCGCGGCAGCGGCGCGGGCATCGAGCCCCTGGCCAGCCTGGAAGGCCTGCCCTTCGGCAAGGGCGAGATCCGGCGCGAGTCCGGCAAGGTCGCCACCGCCGGGCCACGCATCGCGATCCTGTCCTTCGGCAGCCTGCTGTATCCCGCGCTGGAAGCCGCCGAGGCGCTGGATGCCACCGTCGTGAACATGCGCTGGGCCAAGCCGCTCGACGTGGAACTGCTGCTCGAGGTGGCGGCGCGCCACGACGCGCTCGTGACGCTGGAAGAGGGCGCCATCATGGGCGGCGCCGGCAGCGCCGTGCTCGAAGCCCTGCAGGCGGCGCGCGTGCCGCGCCCGGTGCTGCAGCTGGGCCTGCCGGACCAGTTCATCGAGCATGGCGACCCGGCGCGGCTGCTGGCGCTGCAGGGGCTCGACGCGGCCGGCATCACGCAGTCGGTGCGGGCGCGGTTTCTGGCGGATTGAGAGCCGGT is a genomic window containing:
- a CDS encoding polyprenyl synthetase family protein — protein: MSAAVTQENGLDLAHWMQPMLADIEQALSRWVGVEAPEQLGEAMRYAVLDGGKRLRPLLVLAACEAVGGRRDAALRAACAVELIHAYSLVHDDMPCMDNDVLRRGKPTVHVRFGEAQALLAGDALQALAFELIAPAEGEAAQVPAAMQARLCSLLARAAGARGMAGGQAIDLASVGLQLSEDQLRQMHRLKTGALLQGSVLMGAACGETGDATREALAAYGAALGLAFQVVDDILDVVADSATLGKTAGKDAAADKPTYVSLMGLEGARAYADQLAQEAHAALARCGLADTRALAALADQVIRRSH
- the dxs gene encoding 1-deoxy-D-xylulose-5-phosphate synthase; translated protein: MSTNSYPLLQTVNSPADLRGFTRTQLKTLAAELRSYVLDSVSRTGGHLSSNLGTVELTVALHAVFDTPEDRLVWDVGHQTYPHKILTGRRERMASLRQLGGLSGFPLRSESEYDTFGTAHSSTSISAALGMALAAKRKGEKRRAVAIIGDGAMTAGMAFEALNNAGVADANLLVILNDNDMSISPPVGALNRYLAQLMSGQFYAKARDMGKSVLKQVPPLLELAKRLEQSAKGMVVPATLFENFGFNYIGPIDGHDLDSLIPTLENIKGLEGPQFLHVVTKKGQGYKLAEADPVTYHGPGKFDPKVGIVKPATPPKATFTQVFGRWLCDMAAHDERLVGITPAMREGSGMVEFEQRFPLRYYDVGIAEQHAVTFAAGMACEGVKPVVAIYSTFLQRGYDQLIHDVALQNLPVVFALDRAGLVGADGATHAGAYDIPFVRCIPNMSMACPADERELRQLLSTAFAQNHPVAVRYPRGSGAGIEPLASLEGLPFGKGEIRRESGKVATAGPRIAILSFGSLLYPALEAAEALDATVVNMRWAKPLDVELLLEVAARHDALVTLEEGAIMGGAGSAVLEALQAARVPRPVLQLGLPDQFIEHGDPARLLALQGLDAAGITQSVRARFLAD